In the genome of Sphingomonas alpina, the window CAGTACCGCAAGCAGCGCGAACTTCGCGATTTCGCCCTGGAACAGTCCAACCACGGATGCCGCGAGCATGGCAGTGCCGAGATTGACCACCAGCCAAGTTATGCGAGTGCGCACGGTCAACGCGATCGGCTCGTTGATGTCGCCTTCGCCGGCACCGGAGAGACGAAGGATATCCTCGCCGGCTTCCTCGGAAATGATATGGACGATATCGTCGACCGTGATCATGCCGACCAGCCGCCCGCCCGCATCGATCACAGCGGCCGAAATCAGCGCGTATTTCTGGAAGCGCAGCGCGACCTCTTCCTGGTCCATATCGACCGGGATCAGGGTTTGTTCGCGCTTCATCACATCGCCGATCGATACGGTGCGCGGCGTGCGCAATATCCATGACAGCTGGCATGTCCCGACCGGCTTGTGCCCGGGATCGACGACGAAGATCTCCCAGAAATCGGTCGTCAGCTCCTCATGGCCGCGCAGATAATCGATCGCGTCGCCGACCGTCCAATGTTCGGGGACCGCGATCAGCTCGCGCTGCATCAATCGGCCGGCCGATTCCTCCGGATAGGACAAAGCCTCCTCGATCGCGGCGCGATCGTCGGGGTCGAGCGCGCGGAGCACGGCACGCTGGTCGTCTTCCTCCATGTCCTCGATGATCGCGACGGCATCGTCGGTATCGAGTTCGGAGGCGATATCGGCGACCTGGGTCGCACTGAGCGAATCGATCAGATCCTCGCGGACATAATCGTTCATCTCGGCGAACACGTCGCCGTCGAGCAGGTCGGTGATCGCCTTGGCCAGGTCGCCACGGCGCTCGTTCGGGGTCAGCTCGAACAGATCGGCGATGTCGGCGGGGTGGAGCGGTTCGACCAGCGACCGCGCGGCTTCGTCGTCGCCCGCTTCGACCGCGTCGAGCACCGCACGCACGAATTCGGGTTTGAGCCGGTCGTCCTCGTCGAGCTGGCCGGTTTCGACCTCGTCTCCGACGGATGTCAGGTCGGTCTCGTTCATGCTGGACCTCCCTTTCTGGCCTTTTTTGGAAATGGCCTGGCCGAAACGGCGCGCCCGGCGTCATTGCCGTCTAACGCTGCCGTGCGACAATGCCAATCCGGGCTGGACGTTCAGCCCATTCCGATCGCGCCACGACAAGCGTGCCAATTTGCCAGCCGTGCCTCAGGTCGCTAGGGCGCGGGTTTCCCCTTTCAGGAGCCCCTCATGGCCGATACCCCCGAAACCCTGACGCTGACCCTCGACAGCGGCACCGTGACGATCAAGCTTCGCCCCGACCTTGCGCCGCAGCATGTCGCACGAATCGCCGAACTCGCCAATGACGGCTTTTACGACGGCGTCGTGTTCCACCGCGTGATTCCGGGGTTCATGGCGCAGGGCGGCGACCCCACCGGCACCGGCATGCATGGGTCGGACAAGCCGAACCTGCCGGCCGAGTTCTCCAAGGAGCCGCATGTTCGCGGCACCTGCTCGATGGCGCGCGCGCAGAGCCCCAATTCGGCCAACAGCCAGTTTTTCATCTGCTTCGACGATGCCCGCTTCCTCGACGGCCAGTACACCGTATGGGGCGAAGTGACCGAAGGCATGGAGCATGTCGACGCGCTGCCCAAGGGTGAGCCACCGCGCGCGCCCGGCAAGATCGTGTCGATGCGCGCCGAATAATCAACTGTGAAGGGGCCGGTCGTCTGACCGGTTGTTTGAAAATGCGCTGAAGGCGCATTTGGCGGTACCGGCCCGCTCCCCCTCCCGGCCACCCACAGCGTATCCTGAATGGGTGGCCGGGAGGGGGAGCGGGCCGGTACCGCCTCTAAAATTCGCTCTTTCGCGAATTTTCAAACAGACCCTGACCGGCCCGTTACCCTTTATTTCTCCGCGACCGCCTCGATCAGCCAGTCGTGGAACAGCTTGACCGGACGCAACGCAAGCGCGCGCGGACGGCACACGAACCAATAGCTGTACGGACTCTCGACCTCGATATCGAACAGCCTGACCAGCCGGTCATCATGCGCGTCCTCGAAATGGCTTTCATGCATGA includes:
- a CDS encoding peptidylprolyl isomerase, whose protein sequence is MADTPETLTLTLDSGTVTIKLRPDLAPQHVARIAELANDGFYDGVVFHRVIPGFMAQGGDPTGTGMHGSDKPNLPAEFSKEPHVRGTCSMARAQSPNSANSQFFICFDDARFLDGQYTVWGEVTEGMEHVDALPKGEPPRAPGKIVSMRAE
- the mgtE gene encoding magnesium transporter; this translates as MNETDLTSVGDEVETGQLDEDDRLKPEFVRAVLDAVEAGDDEAARSLVEPLHPADIADLFELTPNERRGDLAKAITDLLDGDVFAEMNDYVREDLIDSLSATQVADIASELDTDDAVAIIEDMEEDDQRAVLRALDPDDRAAIEEALSYPEESAGRLMQRELIAVPEHWTVGDAIDYLRGHEELTTDFWEIFVVDPGHKPVGTCQLSWILRTPRTVSIGDVMKREQTLIPVDMDQEEVALRFQKYALISAAVIDAGGRLVGMITVDDIVHIISEEAGEDILRLSGAGEGDINEPIALTVRTRITWLVVNLGTAMLAASVVGLFQGEIAKFALLAVLMPIVSGMGGNAGTQTLAVVVRALATNQLTSSNTARMILREFRIAAANGAMLGILIGMGTWLIFGNSDLAIVIAMAMVMNNLVAGLSGVLIPVSLERAGVDPAVSSAVFVTMMTDVMGFFCFLGLASLWGLGG